From Treponema sp. OMZ 787:
ATAATTATCTCTTTTATTTATTGAGAATTATTAAAATGACCTTATAAAAATTAGCTAAATTTCCTTTATTTTGTATTGACAAAACTTTATAATTGGATATAATGCTTAGGACATGATTAAAAGTGCGATTAGCCTTAAGGCTCATGCAAAAATTAATCTGCATTTAGAAGTTTTAGGAAAAAGAAAGGACGGATTTCACGACATTGTAAGTGTTTTTGCTCCGATTTCTCTTGCCGATGAACTTTTAATGCAAAGAATACCGGATAAAAAAGAGTGTAGGGTAATGTCGCCGTTGGCTGACCTGCCTGAAGAAAACACCATTACAAGGGTTTATCAAGAGTTTCAACATTTTACCGGTATTTCCGGCGGTATTTCCGTCAGGATCTTAAAAAGAATCCCTGAAGGAGCCGGATTAGGGGGCGGATCTTCCGATGCTGCTTCGGTTTTGCGGGGGCTAAACTATATGTTTTCTACCGGTTTAACGGAAGAAGACTTAAGGGCTATAGCTTTAAAAATAGGAAGCGATGTTCCGTTTTTTTTGGAATACGGAGCTGCGGTTGTAAGAGGCCGCGGAGAAGAAATAAAAAGAATTTCCGTTTCGTCAGATTATTTTGGGATCTTAATCTATCCCGGAGTAAAAAGTGCAACGCCTAGGGCATACAGCCTTTTGAAGCGTAATGAATCGGAAATACCGAATCCTGCTTTTAATCCTGAGCTTTTTTGCGGCAAAGATTGCCGTGAATGGCCTTTTTTTAACAGCTTTGAAGATGTTCTTTTTCTTGAATATCCTGCAATAAAAAAGGCAAAACTAGACCTTTTAACTTACGGGGCCGATTTTGCTCTTATGAGCGGTGCGGGTTCTTCGGTTTTTGGGCTTTTTAAAGATGAAAAAATAGTCAAAAATGCTTATTCTAAGCTTTTTGCGGAATATCCGCAATGTTTTTTCTTCTTGTTACTTGCGTTCTGATAGAAAGCGTAGTAAAATATTGATAGGTAAGACCTTACCAATATTATTATGCAAGGAGGACGGTATGGAAATTACAGAAGTCCGTGTTCAGAGAGTTAGTCCGGGGAATAGTTTAAAAGCTTATGCTAATATTACGTTCGATGATTGCTTTGTCCTTCATAATGTAAGAGTGATTGAGGGCAGTGAAGGTTTGTACATTGGAATGCCGAGCCGGAAGTTAAGTAATGGTGAGTTTAAAAATATAGCTCATCCGATCACTTCCGAGTTTAGGGAGAAAATGACAAAGGCTGTTTTGGAGGTTTACGAAAAAACGCCGCATATGCCTCAGCAAAATGCAGAGGAAGATATGTAGTTTAAGCAATCGGTTTTGATGTAGTAATAGTTTTTTGGATACAATTTAGCTTTTTGCTTTTTGTATATATTTTGGGACGTCGGCAAGTGGTAAGCCAACGGCTTTTGGTGCCGTCATTCCGTAGGTTCGAATCCTACCGTCCCAGTTTTAAGACCGCTTTTATCGGCGGTTTTTGTGCAAACTAAATAATTGGTAAATAGAGGAGTTCTGGGGTTATGGAACAGAGACTGTTAAATGCAAATGAAAGATCAACATTCGGTAAAAATGCCGCTGTAAAAATGAGAAGAGCAGGACGAATTCCTGCAGTAATGTATGACCGCCACGGCAAATCCGTTTCTCTTGATGTTGATGAAAGAGAATTTATGAAACTTTTTAAGCTTGTTACCGAAAGTACTATTGTAACATTAAATGCTGCCGGAAAGGATTACGAAGTTTTTATTAAAGATTTTCAGCATGATATTGTTACTGACAAGATTAAACATATCGATTTTTATGAAGTAGAACGAGGAAAGACCTTGCGTACAAAGGTTAAGCTCAGACTTGAAGGTTCTCCTGAAGGCGTACGCCACGGCGGTGTTCTTGAAACTGGTATTACCGAACTTGAACTTGAGTGTCTCCCCAAAGATCTGCCTCCCAGAATAGTCGTTGATGTTTCTGCCCTTGATGTAAATCAAGCTATTCATGTAAGAGACATTAAACTTCCTGAAGCTGTTACGGTTTTAACAAGTGATGATATAACTGTTGCAGCTATCAAATTTGCCGGAAGCGACGCTCCGGCTGCTGCAGAAACTGAAGGAGATGAAGCCGCTGCTGAAGAAGCCAAATAATTTTATTTGATTTTTATAAAAAACCTTCCGTTTATTTAAATACGGAAGGTTTTTTTATTTTCTCTGATCGTTGACCATTTTTATAAATTATGTAAAATCTATCCTATGGCAAAATCGTTTTTAAAAGATGTGTTTCTTGGCTTTTCCTCAATTTCAGATAAAAAAATCGGTCAGCTTGCCGGCCATTATAATGCCCCTGTAAGGCTTTTGCTAGCCGTTTCCGGAGGCGCCGATTCTATGGCTATGCTTTCAGCATTTTTGGAATTACAGCACGATATAAATGCCGAAATCTTTGTCATAACCGTAAACCACAATATAAGGCCTGAAAAAGAAACATTAGGCGATGCCCAATTTGTTTTAGACTTTTGTAAAAATAAATGCCCGTGTATTTTATCAGAAATTCCTAAAAACAAGGTATTTGAAGAAGCTCGACACCGAAAAACCGGAATTGAAGATGCTGCCCGCTTTTTGAGGTACAGCGAATTTGAAAAAACTGCGGATTCCTTAAATGCAGATTAT
This genomic window contains:
- the ispE gene encoding 4-(cytidine 5'-diphospho)-2-C-methyl-D-erythritol kinase, yielding MIKSAISLKAHAKINLHLEVLGKRKDGFHDIVSVFAPISLADELLMQRIPDKKECRVMSPLADLPEENTITRVYQEFQHFTGISGGISVRILKRIPEGAGLGGGSSDAASVLRGLNYMFSTGLTEEDLRAIALKIGSDVPFFLEYGAAVVRGRGEEIKRISVSSDYFGILIYPGVKSATPRAYSLLKRNESEIPNPAFNPELFCGKDCREWPFFNSFEDVLFLEYPAIKKAKLDLLTYGADFALMSGAGSSVFGLFKDEKIVKNAYSKLFAEYPQCFFFLLLAF
- the spoVG gene encoding septation regulator SpoVG produces the protein MEITEVRVQRVSPGNSLKAYANITFDDCFVLHNVRVIEGSEGLYIGMPSRKLSNGEFKNIAHPITSEFREKMTKAVLEVYEKTPHMPQQNAEEDM
- a CDS encoding 50S ribosomal protein L25, which encodes MEQRLLNANERSTFGKNAAVKMRRAGRIPAVMYDRHGKSVSLDVDEREFMKLFKLVTESTIVTLNAAGKDYEVFIKDFQHDIVTDKIKHIDFYEVERGKTLRTKVKLRLEGSPEGVRHGGVLETGITELELECLPKDLPPRIVVDVSALDVNQAIHVRDIKLPEAVTVLTSDDITVAAIKFAGSDAPAAAETEGDEAAAEEAK